A portion of the Polaribacter cellanae genome contains these proteins:
- the argS gene encoding arginine--tRNA ligase — protein MNIQNTIEAKVKEGFLALYTIEIPTVEFQATRKEFEGDITVVVFPMLRYKKGNPVQIGEDLGKYVVENVPEITNYNVVKGFLNLVIEDAFYTNFFNSIYTDANFGIVSPKADEKAIMVEYSSPNTNKPLHLGHVRNNLLGYSVAEIIKAAGKKVYKTQIINDRGIHICKSMLAWKKFGNGETPESSGLKGDKLVGNYYVKFDKEYKKEIGNLVASGISEEDAKKQAPLLMEAQEMLQKWEAGDEKVVALWKTMNSWVYKGFDVTYKNMGVNFDTLYYESDTYLLGKDVVAQGLEKGVFYKKEDGSVWCDLTDDGLDEKIVLRSDGTAVYMTQDIGTAIQRVKDFPDVGGMVYTVGNEQDYHFQVLFLILKKLGFDWAKQLHHLSYGMVDLPSGKMKSREGTVVDADDLMVEMTTTAKEISEELGKLDGYSNEEKNELYKTIGLGALKYFILKVDPKKRILFDPKSSVDFQGNTGPFIQYTYARIQSIIRKADFDYSKPVSIELHEKEKELLKQLELFPEIIQQAAANYSPAVIANYTYDLVKEFNSFYQNVSILGEENQDKKVFRVQLAKKVADTIKSAFSLLGIQVPERM, from the coding sequence ATGAATATCCAAAATACCATAGAAGCCAAAGTAAAAGAAGGCTTTTTAGCATTATATACTATAGAAATTCCGACTGTGGAATTTCAAGCAACCAGAAAAGAATTTGAAGGAGATATTACAGTCGTGGTTTTTCCAATGTTGCGCTATAAAAAAGGAAACCCTGTACAAATAGGAGAAGATTTAGGAAAATATGTTGTTGAAAATGTCCCAGAAATTACCAACTACAATGTTGTAAAAGGTTTTTTAAATTTGGTAATTGAGGATGCTTTTTACACAAACTTCTTCAATTCTATATATACTGATGCAAATTTCGGTATTGTTTCGCCAAAAGCAGATGAAAAAGCAATAATGGTGGAATATTCTTCGCCAAACACCAACAAGCCTTTACATTTAGGGCATGTTCGTAATAATTTATTAGGCTACTCTGTTGCTGAAATTATAAAAGCAGCTGGAAAAAAAGTGTACAAAACACAAATTATAAACGATAGAGGTATTCATATCTGTAAATCGATGTTGGCTTGGAAAAAGTTTGGAAATGGAGAAACTCCAGAATCTTCTGGTTTAAAAGGAGATAAATTGGTTGGAAATTATTACGTAAAATTCGACAAAGAATATAAAAAAGAAATTGGCAACTTAGTTGCATCAGGTATTTCTGAAGAAGATGCAAAAAAACAAGCGCCACTTCTAATGGAAGCACAAGAAATGTTACAAAAATGGGAAGCTGGAGATGAAAAAGTAGTTGCTCTTTGGAAAACTATGAACTCTTGGGTTTATAAAGGTTTTGATGTTACTTACAAAAATATGGGAGTTAATTTTGACACGTTATATTATGAAAGTGATACGTATTTATTGGGAAAAGATGTAGTTGCACAAGGTTTAGAAAAAGGTGTTTTCTATAAAAAAGAAGATGGTTCTGTTTGGTGCGATTTAACAGATGATGGTTTAGATGAAAAAATTGTATTGCGTTCAGACGGAACAGCAGTGTATATGACACAAGATATTGGAACTGCGATACAGCGTGTAAAAGATTTCCCAGATGTTGGTGGAATGGTTTATACTGTTGGAAATGAGCAGGATTATCATTTTCAAGTCTTGTTTTTAATATTGAAGAAATTAGGTTTCGATTGGGCTAAACAATTACATCATTTAAGTTACGGAATGGTAGATTTACCTTCTGGAAAAATGAAATCGAGAGAAGGAACTGTGGTAGATGCTGATGATTTAATGGTAGAAATGACAACTACAGCCAAAGAAATATCTGAGGAATTAGGAAAATTAGACGGATATTCTAATGAGGAAAAAAACGAATTATACAAAACCATTGGTTTAGGAGCTTTAAAATATTTTATTTTAAAAGTAGACCCGAAAAAAAGAATTTTGTTCGACCCAAAAAGTTCTGTAGATTTTCAAGGAAATACTGGACCTTTTATTCAGTATACGTATGCTAGAATTCAATCTATAATTAGAAAAGCAGATTTTGATTACTCTAAACCAGTTTCGATTGAATTACATGAAAAAGAAAAAGAATTATTGAAACAATTGGAGTTGTTTCCAGAGATAATTCAGCAAGCAGCAGCCAATTATTCGCCTGCAGTTATTGCAAATTACACGTATGATTTGGTAAAAGAATTCAATTCTTTTTATCAAAATGTATCAATTTTAGGAGAAGAAAATCAAGATAAAAAAGTATTTAGAGTACAATTGGCTAAGAAAGTAGCAGATACAATTAAGTCTGCATTTTCGTTGTTGGGGATTCAAGTTCCAGAGAGAATGTAG
- the lpdA gene encoding dihydrolipoyl dehydrogenase: MKYDIIIIGSGPGGYVTGIRASQLGFKVAIVEKESLGGICLNWGCIPTKALLKSAQVYDYLKHVDEYGLKAEAIDKDFDAVIKRSRGVADGMSKGVAFLMKKNKIDIINGFGKIKTGKKVDVTAEDGKVTEYSADNIIIATGARSRELPNLPQDGKKVIGYRQAMTLPSQPKSMIVVGSGAIGVEFAHFYNAMGTEVTIVEYMPNVVPVEDIDISKQFERSIKKAGIKVMTNSSVESVDTSGEGVVATVKTKKGEETLKADILLSAVGIKSNIENIGLEDVGIITDRDKILVNDYYQTNIPGYYAIGDVVPGQALAHVASAEGITCVEKLAGLHTEAIDYGNVPGCTYATPEIASVGMTEAKAKEAGYDLKVGKFPFSASGKAKAAGTPDGFVKVIFDAKYGEWLGCHMIGAGVTDMIAEAVLGRKLETTGHEVLKTIHPHPTMSEAVMEAVADAYDEVIHL; the protein is encoded by the coding sequence ATGAAATACGACATCATTATTATCGGAAGTGGACCTGGAGGTTACGTAACTGGAATTAGAGCAAGTCAATTAGGCTTTAAAGTTGCAATTGTAGAAAAGGAATCTTTAGGTGGAATTTGCTTAAATTGGGGGTGTATTCCAACAAAAGCTTTGTTAAAATCGGCACAAGTGTACGATTATTTAAAACATGTAGATGAATATGGTTTAAAAGCAGAAGCAATTGATAAAGATTTTGATGCTGTAATTAAAAGAAGTCGTGGTGTTGCAGATGGAATGAGCAAAGGTGTTGCTTTTTTAATGAAGAAAAACAAAATCGACATTATTAACGGTTTTGGAAAAATTAAAACAGGAAAAAAAGTAGATGTTACTGCTGAAGATGGAAAAGTAACAGAATATAGCGCAGACAATATTATTATTGCAACTGGTGCTCGTTCTAGAGAATTACCAAACTTACCTCAAGATGGTAAAAAAGTAATTGGATACAGACAAGCAATGACATTGCCAAGCCAACCAAAATCTATGATTGTTGTAGGTTCTGGTGCAATTGGTGTTGAGTTTGCGCATTTTTACAATGCTATGGGAACTGAGGTTACCATTGTAGAATACATGCCAAATGTAGTACCTGTAGAAGATATTGATATCTCTAAACAATTTGAGCGCTCCATTAAAAAAGCAGGAATTAAAGTAATGACAAATTCTTCAGTAGAATCTGTAGATACTTCTGGTGAAGGCGTTGTTGCAACTGTAAAAACTAAAAAAGGTGAGGAAACTTTAAAAGCAGATATTTTATTATCGGCAGTTGGAATTAAATCGAATATAGAAAATATTGGTTTAGAAGATGTTGGAATTATTACTGACAGAGATAAAATTTTGGTAAACGATTATTACCAAACAAATATTCCTGGCTATTATGCAATTGGAGATGTGGTTCCTGGGCAAGCCTTGGCACACGTTGCTTCTGCTGAAGGAATTACTTGTGTAGAGAAATTAGCAGGTTTACATACAGAAGCAATTGATTATGGAAACGTTCCTGGTTGTACTTATGCAACTCCAGAAATTGCATCTGTTGGTATGACAGAAGCAAAAGCAAAAGAGGCTGGTTACGATTTAAAAGTTGGTAAATTCCCATTTTCTGCTTCTGGAAAAGCAAAAGCGGCTGGAACTCCAGACGGTTTTGTAAAAGTTATTTTTGATGCAAAATATGGTGAGTGGTTAGGTTGCCACATGATTGGTGCTGGTGTTACAGATATGATTGCAGAAGCCGTTTTAGGACGTAAGTTAGAAACTACTGGGCATGAAGTGTTAAAGACAATTCACCCACACCCAACTATGAGTGAAGCTGTAATGGAAGCTGTTGCAGATGCTTATGATGAAGTGATTCATTTGTAG
- a CDS encoding LysM peptidoglycan-binding domain-containing protein — protein sequence MRTKYRSVLDLGEQLNIKDGDVKEENGQLKVWGFAKTPYEKDLIWDEIKKIGGENPTDIMADIKIEDDSIYARHTVEKGETLGKIAKKYYGKASKYTEIFKANGNILKNPDVIHPGQELVIPNL from the coding sequence ATGAGAACAAAATATCGAAGTGTTTTAGATTTAGGAGAACAGTTAAATATTAAAGATGGTGATGTAAAAGAAGAAAACGGACAATTAAAAGTTTGGGGATTTGCAAAAACACCTTATGAGAAAGACTTAATTTGGGACGAAATTAAAAAAATTGGTGGAGAAAACCCAACTGATATTATGGCAGATATAAAAATAGAAGACGATTCTATTTACGCAAGACATACTGTAGAAAAAGGAGAAACTTTAGGAAAAATTGCAAAAAAATATTATGGAAAAGCTTCTAAATATACCGAAATATTTAAAGCCAATGGAAACATCTTAAAAAACCCAGATGTTATTCATCCAGGACAGGAATTAGTAATTCCTAACTTGTAG
- the rlmF gene encoding 23S rRNA (adenine(1618)-N(6))-methyltransferase RlmF — protein MKDKGLHPKNKFNKGYNFNELIKVNPPLKEFVSENKYGTTTIDFSNPKAVKELNKGLLFSFDKISVWDFPDENLCPPIPGRLDYIHHLADLLADEKNIKILDIGTGATCIYPLLGVAEYNWNFVATDIDLDSLDTAQDIIDDNKLEQNITLRQQFDENNILKGVIEGEDSFLATMCNPPFYKSAEEAQGANKRKNRNLGNSAVRNFSGNNNELWYVGGEKAFLHNYLYESSLYKTSSKWFTSLVSKKENVESLEKSSKKLGVIEFKVIPLSQGNKVTRIVCWRFQ, from the coding sequence ATGAAAGACAAAGGATTGCACCCAAAAAATAAATTTAATAAAGGATATAATTTTAATGAATTAATAAAAGTAAATCCACCTTTAAAAGAATTTGTTTCAGAAAACAAATATGGAACAACAACTATTGATTTTTCGAATCCAAAAGCTGTAAAAGAACTCAATAAAGGTTTACTGTTTTCTTTTGATAAAATTTCTGTTTGGGATTTTCCTGACGAAAATTTATGTCCGCCAATTCCTGGGCGACTAGATTACATACATCATTTGGCAGATTTACTTGCTGATGAAAAAAACATAAAAATATTAGATATTGGAACAGGAGCAACCTGTATTTATCCGCTTTTAGGAGTTGCAGAATATAATTGGAATTTCGTGGCTACAGATATCGATTTAGATTCTTTGGACACAGCACAAGATATTATAGACGATAATAAATTGGAGCAAAATATTACTTTACGTCAGCAATTTGATGAAAACAATATTTTAAAAGGAGTTATTGAGGGTGAAGACTCATTTTTGGCAACCATGTGTAATCCGCCTTTTTACAAATCTGCAGAAGAAGCACAAGGTGCAAACAAGCGTAAAAATAGAAATTTAGGAAATAGTGCTGTTCGAAATTTCTCTGGAAACAACAACGAATTATGGTATGTTGGAGGCGAAAAAGCATTTTTGCATAATTATTTATATGAAAGTTCTTTATACAAAACGTCAAGTAAATGGTTTACAAGCTTGGTTTCTAAAAAGGAAAATGTAGAGAGTTTAGAAAAATCATCCAAAAAATTGGGCGTAATTGAGTTTAAAGTAATTCCATTAAGTCAAGGAAATAAAGTAACGAGGATAGTTTGTTGGAGGTTTCAGTAG
- the bshC gene encoding bacillithiol biosynthesis cysteine-adding enzyme BshC, with protein MKVTQIPFKNTGFFSKTMLDYLEQKETIKPFYNNFPDITGFHNQIEEKQKSYRLQSRLTLVNALENQYKFLDSALNDNAVSEKTKENIALLKQQNTFTITTGHQLNLFTGPLYFLYKIISAINLAEELSEKFTDKNFVPIYWMATEDHDFDEINYFNFEGKKVLWNRKDGGAVGRFSTEGLETVFEVFSNQLGNSKNAEQLKALFKKGYLEHNNLADATRFIANELFKEYGLVIIDGDDTTLKELFIPFVKDELEHETSFNEVSKTITKLEKEYKIQVNPREINLFYLSESSRERIVFEDGIYKVNNTEITFSKDEILKEVAKNPLAFSPNVIMRPLYQEVILPNLCYIGGGGEMAYWFELKNYFKKVTIPFPILLLRNSVQVISTKQQKKLNNLNISHEELFLNQHKLLSKKVVENSDIKISFNDKINYLEEQFAELKQVAEKTDVSFIGAVKAQEVKQIKGLQNLEKRLLKAEKRRQNDLVKRITALQNQILPNQSLEERQRNFSEYYLEYGEDFIDALKKSLKPLKLEFTILEI; from the coding sequence ATGAAAGTAACACAAATTCCTTTTAAAAACACTGGTTTTTTCTCTAAAACAATGCTCGATTATTTAGAGCAAAAAGAAACGATAAAACCATTTTATAATAATTTTCCAGATATTACAGGTTTCCATAATCAGATCGAAGAAAAACAAAAATCTTACAGGTTACAATCGAGATTGACCTTGGTAAATGCACTGGAAAATCAATATAAATTTCTCGACTCCGCTCTAAATGACAATGCAGTTTCAGAAAAAACGAAAGAAAATATAGCCTTATTAAAACAGCAAAATACATTTACGATAACAACAGGACATCAATTAAATTTATTTACAGGTCCTTTGTATTTCTTATATAAAATTATTTCTGCGATTAATTTAGCGGAAGAATTATCAGAAAAATTTACAGATAAAAATTTCGTTCCTATTTATTGGATGGCAACAGAAGACCATGATTTTGACGAGATTAATTACTTCAATTTCGAAGGAAAAAAAGTATTGTGGAACAGAAAAGATGGTGGCGCAGTTGGGCGATTTTCCACAGAAGGTTTAGAAACTGTTTTTGAAGTTTTTTCGAATCAATTAGGGAATTCTAAAAATGCAGAGCAATTAAAAGCACTTTTTAAAAAAGGATATTTAGAACACAATAATTTAGCAGATGCCACTCGTTTTATTGCCAACGAATTGTTTAAAGAATACGGTTTGGTAATTATTGATGGTGATGATACAACTTTAAAAGAACTATTTATTCCGTTTGTAAAAGACGAATTAGAGCATGAAACTTCGTTTAACGAAGTTTCTAAAACGATTACAAAATTAGAAAAGGAATATAAAATACAAGTAAATCCAAGGGAGATAAATTTGTTTTATTTGAGTGAAAGCTCTCGTGAACGTATTGTTTTTGAAGATGGAATTTACAAAGTAAACAATACTGAAATCACTTTTTCTAAAGATGAAATTTTAAAAGAAGTAGCTAAAAATCCTTTAGCATTTTCGCCAAACGTAATTATGCGACCCTTATACCAAGAGGTTATTTTACCAAACTTATGTTACATTGGAGGAGGAGGAGAAATGGCATATTGGTTTGAGTTAAAGAACTATTTTAAGAAAGTAACTATTCCTTTTCCTATTTTATTGTTGCGAAATTCTGTACAAGTGATTTCTACAAAACAACAAAAAAAATTAAATAATTTAAATATTTCTCATGAAGAGTTATTTTTGAATCAGCATAAATTACTATCCAAAAAAGTAGTAGAAAATTCTGATATTAAGATTAGTTTCAATGATAAAATAAATTATTTAGAAGAACAGTTTGCCGAATTAAAACAAGTCGCAGAAAAAACAGATGTTTCTTTTATTGGTGCTGTAAAAGCCCAAGAAGTAAAACAAATAAAAGGATTACAAAATTTAGAAAAACGTTTGTTAAAAGCAGAAAAAAGAAGACAAAACGATTTGGTAAAAAGAATTACAGCATTGCAAAACCAAATTTTACCAAACCAAAGTTTAGAAGAAAGACAACGTAATTTTTCTGAATATTATTTAGAATATGGTGAAGATTTTATCGATGCTTTAAAGAAATCGTTAAAACCTTTAAAATTAGAGTTTACGATTTTAGAGATTTAA